In Parageobacillus sp. KH3-4, the genomic window CGTTAGTGCTTCGCATGGATACATCAGGTAATCCAAGTTTCCGAGAACTTCTTGGCAGAGTCAGAGAAGTGAACCTATCTGCCTACGAAAATCAAGATCTTCCGTTTGAACGTCTGGTGGAAGTTCTTAATCCGGTGAGATCTCGAGCCAAGCACCCGTTATTCCAAGTGATGTTTGTATTTCAAAATACACCTGAACCGAAACTAGAATTACATGGTCTTGAAAGTAAGTTAGAAATTCGCAGCGTCGGTTCGGCTAAATTCGATCTAACTCTTGAACTTCGTGAACACCGTGCAGAAGACGGATCTCCGGATGGACTGATTGGTTTATTCGAGTACAGCCGCGATTTATTCGAACATACTACGGTCGAAGTGTTTGCAAAGCGATTATGTCAGCTGCTTAAGGAAGTGGTTATGAATCCTGATCGTCCTATTGGCCAAATCGATATACTTTTACCGGAAGAACTCAAGAAACTCTTAGAGAAAACGAATCATCACGCCCGCTCTGTGTCTGAAGAATGCTTGCCAGCATTATTCGAAAGACAAGTTCAAAGAAACCCTAATGCTATTGCGGTCTCTTTTGAAGGTCAAGAACTGAGCTATGCTGAATTAAACAAGAGAGCGAACCAGCTCGCCCATTTCCTGATTGAGAAGGGAGTCGGGCCAGAAAAAGTGGTGGCACTAGCGTTGCCGCGTTCGTTGGAAATGATCATAGGAATATTGGCTGTGCTTAAAGCAGGAGGAACTTACTTACCTTTAGATCCGGATTATCCAGAAGACCGTATCGCTTATATGATGGAAGATGCGCAGCCAATGTACGTCATTACAAATAAGGAAATGGCTTCAAAACTTCCTCATGCTGGCGGTGCTGAGCATCTTATTATTGATGAGGCTCATGTAGCCGATGTGTTAGGAACATATGCGGAAACAAATCCAGATGATTCGAACCGGATCGAAGCGTTGTCGCCGTATCATACAGCCTATATCATCTACACTTCAGGCTCAACTGGCAGGCCAAAAGGCGTGATGATTCCGCATCAAAATGTGGTCCGCCTGTTCAAATCGACTGAACATTGGTTTCAATTTACGTCAGATGATGTTTGGACGCTGTTCCACTCTTATGCGTTTGATTTTTCTGTTTGGGAGATTTGGGGGCCATTCTTGTATGGAGGACGTCTGGTTGTTGTTCCGCATAATGTCAGCCGTTCGCCAAAGGAATTTCTACAATTGCTTGTTGAACAAAGAGTGACTGTTCTCAACCAAACACCATCCGCTTTTTATCAGCTTATGCAGGCTGACAGAGAAAATATCGAACTGTCTAGACAACTTTCATTGCGCTTTATCATATTTGGAGGAGAAGCATTAGAGATTAGCCGTTTGGAAGATTGGTACGAACGGCATGCCGATGATATGCCAAAGCTTATCAATATGTATGGCATTACTGAAACGACCGTTCATGTCAGCTACATGGAATTGAATAAAAATATCATTTCTGTAAAAGGGAACAGCTTAATAGGCCGAAACATTCCTGATTTAGAGGTTTATGTATTAGATGCAAATCTGCAGCCGGTTCTGCCGGGAGTCATCGGAGAGATATATGTGGCAGGAGCGGGATTGGCGCGCGGCTATTTAGGAAGGCCTGATTTGACTGCGGAGCGCTTTGTCGCTAATCCGTTTGGCTTACCGGGTTCAAGAATGTATCGCACAGGTGATTTAGCGAAATGGCGTGCCGACGGAACATTAGATTATATTGGGCGAGCAGATCATCAAGTGAAAATCCGTGGATACCGCATTGAACTGGGTGAAATTGAAGCTGTTTTAGCTAAGCATCCTGATATTGCACAAGTTGCCGTTGTGGTACGTGAAGATCAGCCGGGTGATAAACGTCTTGTCGCATACGTTGTACCTGCGAAGGGGGTTTCTCTAGAGTCCGTCGAACTAAGGCGATATGTAGCTGCTAGCTTACCGGATTATATGATACCGTCTGCTTTCGTGATGATAGAGGCTCTGCCATTAACTCCTAATGGCAAGCTTGATCGCAAAGCACTGCCTGCCCCTGATGTGACTATAGAGATTGCCAATAGAGGACCGAGAACTCCTCAAGAAGAGATGTTATGCGATCTGTTTATGGAGGTTCTCCGTTTACCGCGTGTAGGTATTGATGACGGATTCTTTGAACTGGGAGGCCACTCCCTTTTAGCTGTTCAATTAATGAGACGTATTCGTGAAACATTTGGAGTTGAGTTGAGCATCGGAGATTTATTTGAAGCGCCTACCGTCGCTGGTCTTGCTGAGAAACTTGAAATGGGCAGCAGCCAAAGTGCATTAGATATCTTGCTGCCCCTTAGAACTTCTGGAAACCAACCTCCTTTATTTTGTGTACATCCAGCGGGAGGGCTTAGCTGGTGCTATGCAGGGTTAATAAGATCAATCGGGACAGACTATCCGATTTATGGATTGCAGGCGCGCGGTATAGCAAAAGCGGAGAAATTGCCGAAAACGTTAGACGAAATGGCTGCCGATTATATTAACCAAATGAAAACGGTTCAGCCAGAGGGGTCTTACTATTTGTTGGGATGGTCTCTGGGAGGAAATGTCGCCCATGCCATGGCGACACAGCTTCAACAACAAGGAGAAGAGGTTGCGCTTCTAGTGATGTTAGATGCATACCCTAGCCACTTCTTACCTATTGCAAAAGTGCCTGATGAGCAAGAAGCGTTAATCGCGTTGCTCGCTTTAGGTGGTTATGATCCAGACAACATGGATGGAAAACCGCTCAATCTTGAAAACACGATTGATATGCTGCGGCGCGATGGGAGTGCATTAGCTAGTTTAGAAGAGTCTACGATATTAAATCTAAAGGATACGTATGTAAATTCAGTCCGTATCTTAAGCGAATATGTGCCGCGGCGCTACAAGGGAGATCTCCTATTCTTTAAATCGACCATCATACCTGAATGGTTTGATCCGATCGAGCCAGAAGCATGGTTGCCATATATCGATGGAAAGATTATCCAGTATGATATCCATTGCCGCCATAAAGATATGTGCCAGCCTGGCCCGTTAGCTGAAATCGGGCGTATACTTGCTGATAAATTAAAAGAAAAAAGTAATTTAATTTCAATAAATGGAGGGAGAGGTACAAAATGACCAATCCTTTTGAAAATAAAGACGGCACCTATCTTGTATTAATCAATGATGAAGGCCAGTATTCCCTCTGGCCGGCCTCTATCGCGATTCCGTCCGGCTGGAATATCGCTTTTGCTGAAAATACACGTTCAGCATGCCTAGAGTATGTGAACTCTCATTGGACAGATATGAAACCTAATAGTCTGAAAAAGATAAAAAGATAGGATCTATTACAGTCGAAGCAAAAAATAATTATTCAGGAGTGAAATGGCACTTCAAACGATAAAGAGACTTCAAGTGTATTCAATGGGAAGTGTAAAAAGTAATAGTTTTTACAAAATGAAGAGGGGGAGCAGAGGCAATTTTTATAGCTGCCCCCCTCTTAAAAACATTTGTGAAAAATAGTCTAAACAATGTAGAACGGTCATAAGAAGGTTGGATATAAAGGGTTGGGCAGGAATGAAATGGAGCCTCTTTGCCAGAGGTTGCATGAACGCCTGCTTAACTCTCTTTTATTTTCATGTGACACGAGTATTTATTATATCTATTATTGTTGTAAAAATGGAATAACATCACAGTAGCATCAAGCTTTTCTGTTATATCTTTGAACGAGAACACCAGCGGGTCTATTCATTTTGCCAGCCGAGCGTTTGTCGTTTAGAGGGAGAATGTGTACCACATGCCCGTCCGGCAGGCTTGCCGTCTTCGGCAACAAAGCAGCCGATCTGTCACCACTTGCTTTTATCGGTGAACCAACACGCTTGTCAAAAGAATATTCTCGTCGATAAATAATGGCTAGCAGAGAGGGGGGATCTTTCCATGATGGAATGGCAGGTTGCCAATGCAATACCACACCTGTCGAATCATACGTGCCAAGTTTGGCTATCTAAAACGACTGATATGCAACCATGGCATGTCCGGATGCTTAATGATGAAGAAAGGAAAAGGGCGCAATCTTTTCGAAAGGATCAAGACAGAGCACGGTTCATTATCGGTTGTGCATTAAGTAGACTAGTATTGGCAACCCAATTGAATATGGCCCCACATCAAGTGCCTATTGACCGCACTTGTCCAATTTGCCATAAAGCTCATGGTCGGCCGCGATTGCCTCATGGTTTGCTGCAATGGTCTGTTTCGCATTCTGGCGATGTTATTCTAGTTGCCTTTACCACGGATGCGCCAGTCGGTGTCGACGTTGAATGGATGAATGCCACTTGGGATTTGGATGTCGTCAAAATGGCAGACGGGATACTCACGGAGAGGGAAATAGTACATATATTGCAAATGTCGTCAAATGATCGAATAAGAGGTTTTTTAACCTACTGGACAAGAAAGGAAGCGGTTCTTAAAGCAGCAGGAGAGGGACTGAAAATTCCGCCATTGAATGTGGCAGTATCTGGACCGCAACAAGCACCGCGGCTGCTTGCTTTCACCGGTCGCCCAGATGGTGTAGACAATATTATCCTGCATGATTTGAACTTAGATTTAAACTATGTAGCCGCGCTCTCTATTTTCAGCAAAACGCAAAAAAGAATTGAGCAATATGATGCGAGCGTGCTCATGCAGGAAGGTTTTGGTTGGAAAGATTACTATATTTAACAAAAGTCTTTAGACACATATTAGTGAAGTGTTCTTTCCTCAACATCAAGAACGAGGGGAGCATAGAGTGTGAAGGTATGAATAATCGAAACTAGCTGGCAGAAAAGATTCATGTCTTTTCTGCTGAAGGCGACCGAGAGGTGCTTACTGGCATTCCGAGCTGTTGTGAATAACTTAACCATTTGATATACTATATAATAATGATAATCATTATCAATAAATCGGTTTTGTTGATAGTTATAAAATGCTCATAAACAGCCTTTGCATGGAAGTGAAAAACTTATTAGATTGGTAGAATGTAGAAGCAAGGGTGGTGAAAGTATATGATTCATCACAAAACGATTAAGCAGGAAGTCGACGATTTTTCGTGGGACGCATCGTTTTTTAGGTTGCGGGATATGCAGTTTATGAAAGGAGACAGCAATTGGCGAATTGAGCAACAGCTTACTGCTTCTCATGTACTTATCGTGGTAAAGAGCGGACAAGGACGTTTAACGCTGGACAGTGATGAGTATCGGCTGCGGCCGGATACCGTTTATGTGTGTGCTCCTGGAGAAACTTACGGGATCGAAGTAGAAAAAACGCGTCAGCTAAAAATGTTTCTTTTTAAGTTTGATGTATTTCAAGTAACGGAACAAAGATATGAACGCGTACAACGTATGAAAGAAGAGCGTTTATTCCCGTTGCAGGGAGAAATCCAAGTTTCCCCTGCTGGCCAGCTTGGTTCTTTGTGTGATACGATTTACCATCACTGGCGCAGCGAAGATAGGCTGGAACGCTTTCACAGTCAACTCGCTTTTCAGGAATTGCTTTATTACATTATGAAAAACCGCCGTCTTTTGTCGGAGAAATCGCGAACGTCGCTCGAATTAGCGAAAGAATATATGGAGCGCTATTTTTATGAGAATTTGACGATTGAACAGCTAGCGCGCATAGCGAACGTTAGCCCTAAGTATTTTGTGGATTTGTTTAAAAAAACGTACGGGATCAGTGCCATCGACTACTTGACCGAACTGCGCATCAACAGGGCTAAGCAACTCATGGCGCAATCTGATGCTAAACTACGGGACATTGCTCATCAAGTCGGTTACAACGATGAATTTTATTTCAGTCGCAAATTCAAGAAGAAAGTAGGAGTAACGCCTACCGTTTATATGAAAAGCCGCCGCCGGAAAATTGCAGCCTACAAATCTCCAATTACTGGCCAATTGCTTGCTCTGAAGATCATTCCTTATGCTGCGCCGCTTCATCCGAAATGGACCGCTTATTACTATAAGATGTACCGTGCGGATATTTCCGTACCTCTAAGCGCTTATCGCAAAAATCAACATTGGGAGTCCAACATCAAAACACTTCTCCATGCTCGTCCAGATATTGTGATCAGTACGGATGAGTTGGAGGAGAGGGAGAAAGAAATGCTTGAACAGGTTGCCCCTATCTTTTACGTTCCGTGGATGGAGAAGGATTGGCGGGAGCAATTGTTGCTGACGGCTGAATTTTTAGGAGAAACGAGAGAAGCAGAGCATTGGCTCAAAACATACGAACGGAAAGTAAAGCTTGCTAGAGACCAGCTAAAACGCGCGGTGGGCGATGACACTTTCTTAATCGTGCGGATCTCCAAACAAAATTTATATGTTCACTGCAATCGTAGCATGTCTGAGGTATTTTATCGTGATTTGCAGATGGTTCCTGCGTATCGTGGTGATCGTTTAGTTTACGATCGGCAGACCACGCTTGACCAGCTGACCCAAATTGACGCTGATCGCCTTCTTCTGTTGATCCGACAAGAAGAGGAAACATTAGATTTTTGGAAAACATTACAATATTCCGTGCCATGGCAGGAACTGAAGGCGGTTCGGAACAATAAAGTTTATTTGATTCCTTCAGATCCATGGGTAGAATATTCTGCATATGCACATGACCGGATCATTGATGAGTCATTAAAGCTTTTTTCTGGAGATTGTCCAAAATGAATTCCGGATACCGTCTATGGTCAGAAAAAAGATCCTATTTTATAATCATAAATGATAATCATTATCAATAGCAGGAGTCGAGGGGAGGACTTTAGAACTATTATGAAAAGAAAATGGCTTTATTTTAGTTTTATTGCTTTACTCATTCTAATATTGACAGCTTGCGGTGCGAAACAATCATCTGCACCGGACAAAGCTGCGGAAGGGAACTCGACAAGCAGCGGCACGGCAGAACAAGAGAAGAAAGCTGACGCAAATGAAACAAGAACCATCCATTACCTTGGAAAAGATTATACGGTTCCCGCAAAAGCGGAAAGAATTGTGATCGCCGGCAGTATGGAAACGATGGAAGATGCGCTTGTGCTAGGAGTTAAACCGCTTGGCGGCATCACGGTCGGCGGCAAGTTTCCGGACATGTTCAAGGAAATTACAGGTTCCACCGTATCCATTGGAGAAAAAGCGCAGCCTAATATAGAAACCATACTGAAATTGAAACCAGATGTCATCTTTGCTACTACGAAATTCCCGCCGGATGTTATCAAAAAATTGGAGAAAATCGCTCCGACGATTCCGGTTTCCCATATATCAACAAATTGGGAAGCAAACCTGCGCCTTCTTGCGGAAGTGACAGGCAAGCAAGAACTTGCTGAGAAAATATTGCAAAAGTATAAGGCTGATGTCGCGGCGGCAAAAGCGAAGTTAGGCGATCGGCTAAAAGATAAAAAAGTTGTTGTGATCCGCATTAGAGGTGGCAATATTATGATTTATCGAGAAGATGTATTTTTCAACCCTTCGCTGTACATGGATTTGGGACTGACAGCACCACAAGAGATCAAAAACGCACAAACGCAAGAAATGATCTCTCTAGAAAAATTTAGTGAAATGAATCCAGATTATATCTTTGTGCAGTTCTCGGAGGACGAGAACAAGGATCAGCCTAATGCACTCAAAAACTTGCAAAACAATCCGATTTGGCAAAGCATCAATGCGGTCAAAAATAACAATGTGTTTGTGAATGTTGTTGATCCGCTTGCGCAAGGCGGTACAGCATGGAGTAAAATCAATTTCTTGAAAGCTGCTGTGGAGAAGCTGGGCAATGAATAAAACAAGGCGGTAGCATAATATGCGCTCAAAGATTTGTTTGCCAGCTTTCATACTATGGCTCTCCCCGATTGTGATAGTATTTACCATCATTTCATCTGTTCTATATGGAGCGAAAAATATAGATTGGGCGACGGTTTGGGATGCGTTTTTCCACTTTGATCCGGGCAATGTGAACCATCAAATTGTGATGCATTCCCGGCTGCCAAGGGCGATTGGAGCGCTTCTGATCGGAGCATTTCTAGCCATATCGGGGGCCATCATGCAAGGAATGACAAGAAACTATCTTGCATCTCCTTCTATTATGGGGGTTTCTGACGGCTCAGTTTTTGCCATTACACTTTGTATGATTTTGGCGCCGGGAGCTTCTTCTTTGGATATGATCATGTATTCACTTATTGGCTCGCTGTTCGCTGTAGGCATTGTCTTCGGGTTAGCGTCACTCTTGCCGAATGGAATGTCTCCAGTTCGAATGGCGATCATCGGCACCATCATCGGAACGTTTTTGAGCAGCGTTTCAGCCGCCATGGCTTCTTATTTTCAAGTATCTCAAAACGTCAGTTTTTGGTACAATGCCCGTCTGCACCAGATGGATCCCGGCCTGATCAAACTTGCAGTGCCTTTTGCGCTGGTCGGAGTCGCAATAGCGCTCTTTATTTCTAAATCGATCACGATTATCTCATTGGGCGAGGAAGTGTCCGTGAGCTTGGGGCAGCGAACGATGCTGGTCAAGGCGATGGCTGTCGCCAGCGTCGCCATTTTGACCGGCATTTCCGTTGCTTTGGCTGGTAATATCGGATTTGTGGGCCTGATCATTCCCCATATCACCCGGTTTTTGGTTGGGGTGGATTATCGGTGGATTATTCC contains:
- a CDS encoding MbtH family protein — its product is MTNPFENKDGTYLVLINDEGQYSLWPASIAIPSGWNIAFAENTRSACLEYVNSHWTDMKPNSLKKIKR
- a CDS encoding 4'-phosphopantetheinyl transferase superfamily protein encodes the protein MMEWQVANAIPHLSNHTCQVWLSKTTDMQPWHVRMLNDEERKRAQSFRKDQDRARFIIGCALSRLVLATQLNMAPHQVPIDRTCPICHKAHGRPRLPHGLLQWSVSHSGDVILVAFTTDAPVGVDVEWMNATWDLDVVKMADGILTEREIVHILQMSSNDRIRGFLTYWTRKEAVLKAAGEGLKIPPLNVAVSGPQQAPRLLAFTGRPDGVDNIILHDLNLDLNYVAALSIFSKTQKRIEQYDASVLMQEGFGWKDYYI
- a CDS encoding helix-turn-helix domain-containing protein translates to MIHHKTIKQEVDDFSWDASFFRLRDMQFMKGDSNWRIEQQLTASHVLIVVKSGQGRLTLDSDEYRLRPDTVYVCAPGETYGIEVEKTRQLKMFLFKFDVFQVTEQRYERVQRMKEERLFPLQGEIQVSPAGQLGSLCDTIYHHWRSEDRLERFHSQLAFQELLYYIMKNRRLLSEKSRTSLELAKEYMERYFYENLTIEQLARIANVSPKYFVDLFKKTYGISAIDYLTELRINRAKQLMAQSDAKLRDIAHQVGYNDEFYFSRKFKKKVGVTPTVYMKSRRRKIAAYKSPITGQLLALKIIPYAAPLHPKWTAYYYKMYRADISVPLSAYRKNQHWESNIKTLLHARPDIVISTDELEEREKEMLEQVAPIFYVPWMEKDWREQLLLTAEFLGETREAEHWLKTYERKVKLARDQLKRAVGDDTFLIVRISKQNLYVHCNRSMSEVFYRDLQMVPAYRGDRLVYDRQTTLDQLTQIDADRLLLLIRQEEETLDFWKTLQYSVPWQELKAVRNNKVYLIPSDPWVEYSAYAHDRIIDESLKLFSGDCPK
- a CDS encoding ABC transporter substrate-binding protein, coding for MKRKWLYFSFIALLILILTACGAKQSSAPDKAAEGNSTSSGTAEQEKKADANETRTIHYLGKDYTVPAKAERIVIAGSMETMEDALVLGVKPLGGITVGGKFPDMFKEITGSTVSIGEKAQPNIETILKLKPDVIFATTKFPPDVIKKLEKIAPTIPVSHISTNWEANLRLLAEVTGKQELAEKILQKYKADVAAAKAKLGDRLKDKKVVVIRIRGGNIMIYREDVFFNPSLYMDLGLTAPQEIKNAQTQEMISLEKFSEMNPDYIFVQFSEDENKDQPNALKNLQNNPIWQSINAVKNNNVFVNVVDPLAQGGTAWSKINFLKAAVEKLGNE
- a CDS encoding iron ABC transporter permease, giving the protein MRSKICLPAFILWLSPIVIVFTIISSVLYGAKNIDWATVWDAFFHFDPGNVNHQIVMHSRLPRAIGALLIGAFLAISGAIMQGMTRNYLASPSIMGVSDGSVFAITLCMILAPGASSLDMIMYSLIGSLFAVGIVFGLASLLPNGMSPVRMAIIGTIIGTFLSSVSAAMASYFQVSQNVSFWYNARLHQMDPGLIKLAVPFALVGVAIALFISKSITIISLGEEVSVSLGQRTMLVKAMAVASVAILTGISVALAGNIGFVGLIIPHITRFLVGVDYRWIIPCAGVLGAIFLALSDILSRFLNYPFETPIGVVTSLIGVPFFLYLIYKRGGGKHA